From a single Methylacidiphilum kamchatkense Kam1 genomic region:
- a CDS encoding histidinol-phosphatase HisJ family protein, with the protein MKIFADYHMHPQGHKLQPYTFKLLDPWAESCLQKGIVDFCFTDHDRYREGIDFKIFYQWKQKFPTLNVRLGIERDNDPVSGHSGLIWVKENWEKLDFVLGSVHFIGDWPFDRNGFEEGFSKRPIDDIYRDYVKNLLQLIDEGFIDSVAHLDLIKIFNYRPKGKIVDYFKPVLEKIKEKNLCLEINTAGWRKPVKEQYPDEEILFKAVEMKIPISIGSDAHSWVEVGKGFSELLPLMHKLGIREFAVFRSHSRQMVAVS; encoded by the coding sequence ATGAAAATATTTGCTGATTATCATATGCATCCCCAAGGTCATAAATTACAACCCTATACCTTTAAACTTCTTGATCCTTGGGCAGAATCTTGTCTCCAAAAAGGCATAGTAGATTTTTGTTTTACCGATCATGATAGGTATAGAGAAGGGATTGATTTTAAAATTTTCTACCAATGGAAACAGAAATTCCCAACTCTTAATGTTCGCTTAGGGATAGAAAGGGACAACGATCCAGTCAGCGGGCATTCAGGCTTGATTTGGGTAAAAGAAAATTGGGAAAAACTCGATTTTGTTCTTGGATCTGTGCACTTTATAGGTGATTGGCCTTTCGACAGAAATGGTTTTGAAGAAGGTTTTTCGAAGAGACCTATCGATGATATTTATCGAGATTATGTAAAAAATTTACTGCAATTAATTGATGAAGGTTTTATTGATTCGGTGGCGCATTTGGATTTGATTAAAATTTTTAATTATAGGCCTAAAGGGAAAATAGTAGATTATTTCAAACCAGTTTTGGAAAAAATCAAAGAAAAAAATCTATGTTTAGAGATTAATACAGCAGGTTGGAGAAAACCTGTAAAAGAGCAATATCCGGACGAAGAGATTCTTTTTAAGGCTGTGGAAATGAAAATTCCTATTTCTATTGGTTCAGATGCGCATTCATGGGTAGAAGTAGGAAAGGGGTTCTCGGAACTTTTACCGTTGATGCATAAACTGGGGATTAGAGAATTTGCTGTTTTTCGATCCCATTCTAGACAAATGGTGGCAGTGAGCTAG
- the hpnC gene encoding squalene synthase HpnC codes for MNLTEAYSYCKQIASHYENFPVGLLVAKNLAPHVHAIYAFSRIADDYADEGYSLKEKEREDEQKRKKRLDSLDTWRAYLLDPKLCAKNPVFLALHDTIEKFQLPLNLFTDLLDAFKQDVLKDRYENFEEVLNYCKKSANPIGRLVLYLHRQTTDLQLLSSDYICTALQLANFWQDISIDLKKNRIYLPKDEMEQYKVSEAELFARHFSSNFRELLSFQVKRTEELFDKGKVLIDTLRWPLKLEIALTWYGGKTILDKIKKINYNTLAFRPKLGYKDIPSLLFKSLRMICRKRANR; via the coding sequence ATGAATCTTACCGAAGCCTATTCCTATTGTAAACAGATTGCTTCCCACTACGAAAACTTTCCAGTTGGTCTTCTTGTTGCTAAAAATCTTGCACCTCATGTCCATGCTATCTATGCCTTTTCACGAATCGCCGATGATTACGCCGATGAAGGATACTCATTAAAAGAGAAAGAAAGAGAGGATGAGCAAAAAAGAAAAAAAAGGCTGGATAGTTTAGATACATGGCGTGCCTATCTTCTTGACCCCAAGCTTTGCGCAAAAAATCCTGTGTTCTTAGCTCTCCACGATACCATTGAAAAATTTCAACTGCCTTTAAACCTTTTTACAGATCTTCTGGATGCCTTCAAACAAGACGTCCTAAAAGATCGATATGAAAATTTTGAAGAAGTATTGAATTATTGCAAAAAAAGCGCCAATCCAATTGGAAGACTCGTTCTTTACCTTCACCGTCAAACGACCGATTTACAACTACTGAGCTCAGATTATATATGTACCGCTCTTCAGCTCGCCAATTTTTGGCAGGACATCTCCATAGACCTTAAAAAAAATAGAATCTATTTACCTAAAGACGAAATGGAACAATACAAGGTTAGCGAAGCCGAACTATTTGCTAGGCATTTTAGTTCAAATTTTAGAGAATTGCTCTCTTTTCAAGTCAAGCGTACTGAGGAGCTTTTTGATAAAGGGAAGGTTTTGATCGATACCCTTAGATGGCCCTTAAAGCTAGAAATTGCATTAACCTGGTATGGCGGAAAAACCATTCTTGATAAGATTAAGAAAATAAACTACAACACTTTAGCTTTCAGGCCAAAGTTAGGCTATAAGGATATCCCCTCGCTCCTTTTTAAATCGCTACGGATGATTTGTAGGAAAAGAGCAAATCGATAA
- the coaE gene encoding dephospho-CoA kinase (Dephospho-CoA kinase (CoaE) performs the final step in coenzyme A biosynthesis.) yields MNYFGLTGGIGCGKTTLSNWLMKEGFEIIDTDRIAQELLQPGRENWKKVVDEFGKEILNNDNTINRRLLGQLVFQNPKLLETLNRLTHPSIRQQWKNKVIEAKKSNPRKRIIVVIPLLFEEKLEKEFDKVLCVGCSPSVQFKRLLDRGLISREIRMRIESQWPLEKKMENSDFVFWNDGSIHLLHDQGRMFLDQLRSYNAGCS; encoded by the coding sequence ATGAATTATTTTGGTCTGACAGGAGGTATAGGCTGTGGAAAAACAACTTTGTCTAATTGGCTTATGAAAGAAGGTTTTGAAATTATCGATACGGATCGAATCGCACAAGAGCTTCTTCAGCCGGGGAGAGAAAATTGGAAAAAAGTAGTTGACGAGTTTGGGAAAGAAATCTTAAATAATGATAATACAATAAATCGTAGGTTATTAGGTCAACTGGTTTTTCAGAATCCGAAGTTGTTGGAAACATTAAATAGATTAACGCATCCTTCAATACGCCAACAGTGGAAGAATAAAGTTATTGAAGCCAAAAAAAGCAATCCGAGGAAACGTATAATTGTTGTTATACCACTTTTGTTCGAGGAAAAGCTCGAAAAAGAATTTGATAAGGTCTTGTGTGTTGGCTGTTCTCCATCGGTACAGTTCAAAAGACTTTTGGATAGAGGATTGATTTCACGGGAAATAAGAATGAGGATTGAAAGTCAATGGCCTTTGGAAAAAAAAATGGAAAATAGTGACTTTGTTTTTTGGAATGATGGTTCCATTCATTTGCTTCATGACCAGGGTCGTATGTTTTTGGACCAGCTTCGATCTTATAATGCAGGTTGTTCATAA
- the rho gene encoding transcription termination factor Rho: MKAENEEGKNIQEYSEQKEEHMEIKKSVQETITQTKNNGMEESVSLGPTLDLSKLQQLSFSELQIKAAEYQIENPGLMRKHEVIFEILRRNAQRNGAIYGGGVLEILPEGYGFLRSEAYNYFPCQEDVYVSPALIRKYGLKKGNLVSGPIRPPKEKERYFSLLQVEKIENEEPEKIRGRIIFDNLTPIFPNRRIFLEGKSGDLSMRVMDLITPIGFGQRGLIVAPPRTGKTVLIQKIANAITENHPEAHLIVLLVDERPEEVTDMERSVKGEVISSTFDETPDRHVQVAEMVIERAKRMAENKIDVVILLDSLTRLARAYNTLQPHSGKILTGGVDANALQKPRRFFATARNLEEGGSVTIIATALIDTGSKMDDVIFEEFKGTGNMELHLDRALVDKRIYPAINIPKSGTRREELLYHPDELVRIHVLRRALSSVPPIEAMELLLERLKKTKNNVEFLLSMNLKD, encoded by the coding sequence ATGAAGGCTGAAAATGAAGAAGGAAAGAACATTCAAGAATATTCCGAACAAAAAGAAGAACATATGGAAATTAAAAAATCTGTCCAAGAGACAATCACTCAAACGAAAAATAACGGAATGGAGGAATCTGTAAGCTTAGGTCCTACATTGGATCTGAGTAAGCTTCAACAGTTATCCTTTTCAGAGCTGCAGATTAAAGCTGCAGAATACCAAATTGAAAACCCTGGGTTAATGAGAAAGCATGAGGTAATTTTTGAAATCTTGCGGCGCAATGCTCAAAGAAATGGGGCGATTTACGGTGGAGGGGTTTTGGAGATATTACCCGAAGGATATGGATTTTTAAGATCTGAGGCATACAACTATTTCCCTTGTCAAGAGGATGTGTATGTTTCTCCTGCTTTAATCCGAAAATATGGGTTGAAGAAAGGCAATTTGGTTTCTGGACCTATTCGACCGCCTAAGGAAAAAGAACGGTATTTTTCCCTGCTCCAAGTTGAAAAAATTGAGAATGAGGAACCCGAAAAGATTCGTGGTAGAATCATTTTTGACAATTTAACCCCCATTTTCCCGAATAGAAGAATCTTTTTGGAGGGTAAAAGTGGAGATCTTTCCATGCGAGTCATGGATCTGATCACTCCCATTGGGTTTGGTCAAAGAGGCTTAATTGTGGCTCCTCCAAGAACAGGTAAAACTGTTTTAATTCAAAAAATAGCCAATGCCATTACTGAAAATCATCCGGAAGCCCATCTTATTGTCCTGCTTGTTGATGAACGGCCTGAAGAAGTAACTGACATGGAAAGATCGGTAAAAGGAGAGGTTATCAGCTCTACTTTTGATGAAACTCCCGATAGACACGTACAGGTGGCCGAAATGGTTATAGAAAGGGCGAAAAGAATGGCCGAAAATAAGATTGATGTGGTGATTCTTTTGGATTCTTTGACAAGACTTGCTCGGGCCTATAATACGCTCCAACCGCATAGTGGCAAAATTTTAACGGGTGGAGTCGATGCCAATGCGCTTCAAAAGCCTAGGCGATTTTTTGCAACAGCAAGAAATCTTGAGGAAGGCGGGAGCGTTACCATTATTGCCACCGCACTGATTGATACAGGCTCAAAGATGGACGATGTTATTTTCGAAGAATTCAAAGGAACCGGAAATATGGAATTACATCTGGATAGAGCCCTTGTCGATAAAAGGATTTATCCAGCGATCAACATTCCTAAATCTGGTACCCGTAGAGAAGAACTCCTCTATCATCCAGATGAGCTTGTCAGGATTCATGTGCTTCGCAGAGCCTTATCATCGGTCCCTCCAATAGAAGCTATGGAATTATTACTCGAAAGACTGAAAAAAACTAAAAATAACGTTGAATTTCTCCTTTCGATGAATCTTAAGGATTAA
- the galE gene encoding UDP-glucose 4-epimerase GalE: protein MKVLVTGGAGYIGSICVERLIDRGYQVIVLDNLSEGHIKAVESRALFIKGDIADRNLLLSIFMNEKPQAVIHFAAKALVAESMSNPSLYFQNNVTYGINLLDAMVECGLKRIVFSSTCSIYGSVTKVPIDENFPANPENPYGESKLLFEKILEWYRKIHGIRPVIFRYFNAAGATLSHGEHHRKETHLIPRILQVALGTLSKVEIYGVDYSTADGSAVRDYIHVVDLVDAHIKALESHFEGVYNLGSAKGYSVLEVIEAARAITAMPIPAVVCSRRVGDPPILVANFRKAFETFGWKPNYDLNAIIQSAWAWHKSHPRGYD, encoded by the coding sequence TTGAAGGTCCTTGTCACAGGCGGTGCAGGATATATCGGTAGTATCTGTGTGGAGAGATTGATAGATCGTGGCTATCAAGTCATTGTCCTTGATAATCTATCAGAGGGACATATCAAAGCCGTAGAATCAAGAGCCTTATTTATCAAAGGGGATATTGCTGATCGGAATTTGCTTTTATCTATATTCATGAATGAAAAGCCTCAAGCGGTGATCCATTTTGCTGCCAAGGCCTTAGTTGCAGAATCGATGAGCAATCCTTCCTTATATTTTCAAAATAACGTGACTTATGGAATCAATCTTTTAGATGCTATGGTAGAGTGTGGATTAAAGAGAATAGTCTTTTCTTCCACTTGTTCAATCTATGGCTCGGTAACAAAAGTGCCTATTGACGAAAATTTTCCAGCAAATCCAGAAAATCCATATGGGGAATCCAAATTGCTATTTGAAAAAATTCTTGAATGGTACAGGAAGATTCATGGGATCAGGCCTGTTATTTTTAGGTATTTTAACGCAGCTGGAGCAACTCTTTCCCATGGAGAACATCACAGGAAGGAAACCCATTTGATCCCTAGAATTTTACAGGTGGCTTTGGGCACATTATCGAAGGTAGAGATCTATGGTGTTGACTATTCGACTGCCGATGGCTCTGCGGTTAGGGATTATATTCATGTAGTAGATCTGGTTGATGCGCACATTAAAGCTTTGGAAAGCCATTTTGAAGGAGTGTACAATTTAGGTAGTGCAAAAGGCTACTCTGTGCTGGAGGTTATAGAAGCTGCTCGGGCGATTACGGCAATGCCTATTCCTGCTGTCGTCTGTTCTCGTCGTGTTGGTGATCCTCCCATTCTTGTGGCCAATTTCAGAAAAGCTTTTGAGACGTTTGGCTGGAAGCCAAACTATGATCTAAATGCAATCATTCAAAGTGCTTGGGCATGGCATAAATCCCATCCTCGAGGCTACGACTAA
- a CDS encoding ABC transporter permease, with product MPPVRQKNCFGIKKRKDGFPFTTFFLFFLLVLLSLIGPWFYPQSLYKTTNEILLPPSLQHIFGTDIHGRDLFIRILFGARISFGVGFSGSLISLLIGVTYGSIAAYAGGKIDRMMMQLVDLLYSLPVLVFVIVLIAIFENPLRTFLFHSHLESLLPYSRIILLLVGLGFVEWLTMARVVRSRVLILKESLFVQAAKVLGQNSFKILLKHILPNIAGLVIVYLTLTIPTVILEESFLSFLGLGVEPPSSSLGSLLSDGANAINPVKISWWLLFFPGLYLSLTLWSLNVFGEWLRDKLDPKTR from the coding sequence ATGCCTCCTGTTCGACAAAAGAATTGTTTTGGAATAAAAAAAAGGAAAGATGGGTTTCCCTTTACGACATTCTTTTTATTTTTTTTATTGGTCCTTTTGTCTCTGATCGGTCCTTGGTTTTATCCTCAATCCCTCTATAAAACTACGAACGAAATCTTACTCCCGCCTAGTCTTCAACACATATTCGGAACTGATATCCATGGACGGGATCTGTTTATCAGAATCCTTTTCGGAGCAAGAATTTCGTTCGGAGTGGGCTTCAGTGGTTCTTTGATTAGTCTTCTTATAGGGGTTACTTATGGATCCATTGCGGCCTATGCTGGTGGAAAAATTGACAGGATGATGATGCAGCTTGTCGATCTTCTTTATTCCTTACCTGTGTTGGTTTTTGTCATCGTACTCATTGCCATATTTGAAAATCCTCTACGCACTTTTCTGTTCCATAGCCACTTGGAATCACTGCTTCCTTACTCGCGTATTATCCTGCTTCTAGTAGGACTGGGTTTTGTCGAATGGCTCACAATGGCAAGGGTTGTTCGAAGTCGTGTATTGATCTTAAAAGAATCTCTTTTTGTACAAGCCGCAAAGGTGCTAGGACAAAACAGTTTTAAAATACTTCTTAAACATATTCTTCCCAATATCGCAGGCCTTGTGATTGTTTATCTGACGTTGACCATTCCAACAGTCATTCTGGAAGAATCTTTTCTGAGTTTTTTAGGACTAGGAGTTGAACCTCCTTCCTCTAGTCTAGGAAGTCTTTTATCTGATGGGGCAAATGCCATCAATCCCGTCAAGATATCTTGGTGGCTTCTTTTCTTTCCAGGACTATACCTAAGTCTTACCCTTTGGTCATTGAATGTTTTTGGCGAATGGTTAAGAGATAAACTTGATCCTAAAACAAGATAA
- a CDS encoding ABC transporter permease → MFLYFIRRILSSLFVLFGIISLTFFLVRLAPGNPFSAERNISPAILRNLEARYKLSGSLLEQYKNYLLNLCHGDLMLSTRYRNRSVNEIIGQTLPVSITLGGCSFVLALAFGISSGCLSAFFWNKPFDKITQGITLMGISIPSFVLAPICVLVFAILLRLLPPAGWGSIEKIILPSFCLGIPYGCVVSRLTRSAMLEVLHSDYIRTAKAKGLNESSILFVHGLKAAASPIIAYSGPLAANLLTGSMVIEQIFGISGMGSFFVDGVLNRDVFLVSGVTLVYSLLLILFNLLADMLCLLFDKRIVLE, encoded by the coding sequence ATGTTTTTATATTTTATCAGACGAATTCTCTCTTCTCTTTTTGTACTTTTTGGAATTATTTCTCTAACCTTTTTTCTTGTCAGACTCGCTCCAGGCAACCCCTTTAGTGCCGAAAGGAATATTTCTCCTGCTATTCTTCGAAATCTTGAAGCCCGTTATAAACTCAGTGGATCACTACTCGAACAGTACAAAAATTACCTCTTAAACCTTTGTCATGGCGACTTAATGCTTTCTACCCGATATCGCAATCGCTCAGTAAACGAAATCATTGGTCAAACGCTACCTGTTTCGATCACCCTTGGAGGCTGCTCCTTTGTTTTAGCCCTTGCCTTTGGTATTAGCAGTGGTTGTTTAAGTGCCTTTTTTTGGAATAAACCTTTTGACAAGATTACTCAAGGTATCACTCTAATGGGAATTTCAATTCCAAGTTTTGTGCTCGCTCCTATTTGCGTGCTGGTTTTTGCAATCCTTTTAAGACTCCTTCCCCCCGCTGGCTGGGGATCAATAGAAAAAATCATCCTCCCTTCTTTCTGCCTTGGTATCCCTTATGGGTGTGTAGTTTCTCGATTAACTAGAAGTGCCATGCTCGAAGTACTTCATTCCGACTATATACGGACTGCTAAAGCCAAAGGATTGAACGAATCATCCATTCTCTTCGTACATGGCTTAAAGGCAGCAGCTAGTCCCATTATTGCCTACAGTGGGCCTTTAGCTGCTAATTTGCTAACAGGATCGATGGTTATCGAACAGATTTTTGGGATCAGTGGTATGGGTTCCTTTTTTGTAGATGGAGTACTCAATAGAGATGTTTTTCTAGTAAGTGGCGTCACACTTGTATATTCTCTTTTACTCATCTTGTTTAATCTCCTGGCCGATATGCTATGCCTCCTGTTCGACAAAAGAATTGTTTTGGAATAA
- the rbfA gene encoding 30S ribosome-binding factor RbfA produces the protein MTTRAIRVSEVIRRELSWCFQREVELEGLVLTISAVETSADLKEASIFISLFDASIPDENLLMILNRHRNEWQQWIGKRLQSKFTPRLTFKIDNSLDRGDRVLRIIEELDKETKTDS, from the coding sequence ATGACAACCAGAGCGATTAGGGTTTCGGAAGTCATTCGTCGGGAGTTATCTTGGTGCTTTCAACGAGAAGTAGAACTCGAAGGCTTAGTGTTAACTATTTCTGCTGTAGAAACTTCTGCTGATCTTAAAGAAGCTTCCATTTTTATTAGCCTTTTTGACGCCTCCATCCCTGATGAAAACTTGCTTATGATTTTAAATAGGCACCGAAACGAATGGCAACAGTGGATTGGGAAGAGATTGCAAAGCAAATTTACACCACGGTTGACTTTTAAAATCGACAATTCATTAGATAGAGGAGACCGAGTATTACGTATCATTGAAGAACTTGACAAAGAAACAAAGACAGACTCATAG
- the infB gene encoding translation initiation factor IF-2 encodes MTTKEKKPKAAVATALDSEEIKEKTKKEEKKDSSLSTLPSLEKENNKAIPVLEGSKPAVPKEGEKRVIAIKGPVSVKELAALIGIKPFQLIHHLMEMNIFASMTQLLDEGVIQGVCQRLGITIQTDKKERHAPVHTAPLGKPKAQAPPPQPLSNIKSRAPVVTFMGHVDHGKTSLLDAIRQTKVAAGEAGGITQHIGAYTVVKDGRSITFIDTPGHEAFTAMRARGASITDIVVLVVAADDGVMPQTIEAINHARNAKVPIIVAINKIDLPGANPLRVKSQLQEIGLVPEEYGGDTIFCEVSAIKKIGIDNLLDMILLQAEILELKANYEGNAKARVIESQIEKGRGPTATVIVQSGRLKVGDIVLCGIYYGKVRALIDDTGKNIKEAFPSMPVKVLGLNGAPLPGEELVVEKDEKKVKEIVQERIEALKKDREASLTPKVTLENIFQAIEEGQKKTLNIVLKADVQGSLEALIDQLKKISSQKVDLDIIHSGVGSISESDILLAKAAGGLVIGFNTKTDSAAAALAKREGVQIKLFSVIYELVDQVKEAMSGLLEPELRESIIGTAVVKKVFELSKYKVAGCMVQSGRIIRGGLARVLRGKQPIYDGEVLSLKRFQDEVSEVRMGFECGIRLGNFNDYEPDDIIQCYQLEKVPQSL; translated from the coding sequence TTGACTACGAAAGAAAAAAAACCTAAAGCTGCTGTCGCCACTGCTTTGGATTCAGAAGAGATAAAAGAAAAAACCAAAAAAGAAGAAAAAAAAGATTCTTCTCTATCCACTCTACCTTCTCTAGAGAAAGAAAATAATAAAGCCATTCCAGTTCTAGAAGGATCGAAGCCAGCCGTCCCCAAGGAAGGGGAAAAACGAGTGATTGCTATCAAAGGGCCAGTTTCAGTAAAAGAATTAGCTGCTTTGATCGGAATCAAACCTTTCCAGCTTATCCACCATTTGATGGAAATGAACATATTCGCTTCTATGACCCAATTACTAGACGAAGGGGTCATTCAGGGGGTATGTCAGAGACTTGGAATAACCATACAGACTGACAAAAAGGAACGGCATGCACCAGTGCATACAGCACCCTTAGGAAAGCCAAAGGCTCAAGCCCCTCCTCCTCAACCCCTATCTAATATTAAATCAAGAGCACCTGTAGTAACTTTCATGGGGCATGTGGATCATGGGAAAACTTCGCTCCTTGATGCCATAAGACAAACAAAAGTTGCAGCAGGAGAAGCTGGTGGAATAACACAACATATTGGTGCTTATACAGTGGTTAAAGATGGACGATCCATAACATTTATTGACACTCCTGGTCATGAAGCCTTTACAGCTATGCGAGCCCGCGGAGCTTCGATCACTGATATTGTGGTTCTAGTTGTAGCCGCCGATGATGGAGTCATGCCTCAAACTATAGAAGCCATTAATCATGCCCGCAATGCCAAAGTGCCTATAATCGTTGCTATAAACAAAATAGACCTGCCAGGAGCTAATCCTCTACGGGTAAAATCTCAACTCCAAGAAATCGGTCTTGTTCCCGAGGAATATGGGGGAGATACCATCTTTTGTGAAGTCTCAGCTATCAAAAAAATTGGTATCGACAACCTCCTCGATATGATTTTGCTTCAAGCTGAAATCCTTGAATTAAAAGCCAATTATGAAGGCAATGCCAAAGCTAGGGTTATCGAATCGCAGATAGAAAAAGGCAGAGGACCAACGGCCACAGTGATTGTCCAATCAGGGCGTCTCAAAGTCGGAGACATTGTGCTTTGTGGGATTTATTATGGGAAAGTTCGAGCCCTTATTGATGATACTGGGAAGAACATCAAAGAGGCTTTTCCTTCTATGCCCGTCAAGGTTCTGGGTCTCAACGGAGCCCCTCTACCTGGAGAAGAATTAGTCGTTGAAAAAGATGAAAAGAAGGTAAAAGAAATAGTTCAAGAAAGAATCGAAGCCCTTAAGAAAGACCGGGAAGCTTCTCTTACACCTAAAGTCACTCTCGAAAACATCTTCCAGGCAATTGAAGAAGGCCAAAAAAAGACTTTGAATATTGTTCTTAAAGCCGATGTTCAAGGCTCACTGGAAGCTCTCATTGACCAATTGAAAAAAATCTCCAGTCAAAAAGTCGATTTAGACATCATTCATTCTGGTGTGGGTTCCATCTCAGAATCTGATATCCTTCTTGCAAAGGCTGCCGGTGGACTTGTCATCGGATTTAATACAAAAACTGACTCTGCTGCGGCTGCGTTGGCAAAGAGAGAAGGGGTTCAAATTAAGCTTTTCAGTGTTATTTATGAACTAGTTGACCAAGTCAAAGAAGCAATGTCTGGTCTTTTAGAACCTGAACTACGAGAGTCTATTATTGGTACAGCTGTGGTCAAGAAAGTCTTCGAATTGTCTAAATATAAAGTTGCAGGGTGTATGGTCCAATCTGGACGGATTATACGAGGTGGATTAGCTAGAGTTTTACGAGGTAAACAGCCCATATATGATGGTGAGGTGCTTTCGTTGAAACGCTTTCAAGATGAAGTATCAGAAGTGAGGATGGGGTTTGAATGTGGTATTCGTCTAGGAAATTTCAATGATTATGAGCCTGATGATATTATTCAATGTTATCAATTGGAAAAGGTACCACAAAGTTTATAA
- the nusA gene encoding transcription termination factor NusA, translating to MNQEVLAIMEYMEKEKGINRQVFIEAMQSALLAAAKKSIGPARDLRVEIHPKTGRINVLAKLEVVEKVQNSHDQISIKRAKEIDPNVKLGDLIEVEVTPKDFGRIAAQVFKQTINQALKGIERKMVLSEFKDRINNIVSGTIRRIERSDVIIDLGRYEGIMPAKERVPTEEYVVGERIKAYVLSVEDTPHGPMIILSRSHPNFILRLLELEVSEVADKIVEVKAIAREPGFRTKIAVWTNNPKIDPVGSCVGVRGARVKNIVRELHSEKIDLFKWSPNVEELTIEALKPAKVKKVEVDQEHRRVKVTVDEENYSIALGRKGKNIWLASKIVGWDIDVVKEPSATVDNFTQKLTKAAEEMASTLSIDQSVAEQIVRAGFINPEAVAESEEEDLMSALPELDPQLIHRLKEAAHLAGKTN from the coding sequence ATGAATCAGGAAGTCCTAGCTATCATGGAATACATGGAAAAGGAAAAGGGGATCAATAGGCAGGTGTTCATCGAAGCGATGCAGTCAGCTTTATTGGCGGCCGCAAAAAAAAGCATCGGACCTGCCAGGGATCTTAGGGTAGAGATCCATCCTAAAACTGGACGAATCAATGTTCTAGCCAAACTCGAAGTTGTTGAAAAAGTCCAGAACAGCCATGATCAAATTTCCATCAAAAGAGCAAAAGAAATCGATCCAAATGTCAAGCTTGGAGATCTGATTGAAGTGGAAGTGACTCCGAAAGATTTTGGCAGAATTGCCGCTCAAGTTTTTAAACAGACTATAAATCAAGCCCTCAAAGGCATAGAAAGAAAAATGGTTCTGTCAGAATTTAAAGATCGCATTAACAATATTGTTAGCGGCACCATCCGAAGAATAGAGAGATCTGATGTTATAATAGACTTGGGAAGATATGAAGGCATAATGCCTGCTAAAGAAAGAGTGCCTACAGAAGAGTACGTTGTTGGGGAAAGAATAAAGGCTTATGTACTTTCTGTAGAAGACACTCCACATGGCCCTATGATTATTCTGTCTCGAAGCCATCCTAATTTCATATTACGCCTTCTTGAATTAGAGGTCAGTGAAGTAGCAGATAAAATTGTCGAAGTAAAAGCCATTGCAAGAGAACCTGGATTTCGCACAAAAATTGCCGTTTGGACAAACAATCCTAAAATTGATCCTGTCGGTTCCTGTGTCGGTGTCCGTGGGGCACGTGTAAAAAATATTGTCAGAGAGTTGCATAGCGAAAAGATTGATTTATTCAAATGGTCACCCAATGTAGAAGAACTAACTATTGAAGCCTTGAAACCCGCAAAAGTAAAGAAAGTGGAAGTGGATCAAGAACACCGCCGAGTAAAAGTAACAGTGGATGAAGAAAATTATTCCATAGCGCTAGGCAGAAAAGGGAAAAATATCTGGCTTGCATCCAAAATTGTCGGGTGGGATATAGACGTTGTCAAAGAACCATCTGCAACCGTGGATAATTTTACACAAAAGCTTACCAAAGCCGCTGAAGAGATGGCCTCTACGCTTTCTATTGATCAAAGCGTGGCTGAACAAATAGTAAGAGCAGGTTTTATTAATCCTGAAGCTGTGGCTGAAAGTGAAGAAGAAGATCTTATGTCTGCTCTTCCTGAGCTGGATCCGCAGTTGATCCATCGCTTAAAAGAAGCGGCTCACTTGGCAGGAAAAACAAATTGA